From the Neoarius graeffei isolate fNeoGra1 chromosome 1, fNeoGra1.pri, whole genome shotgun sequence genome, one window contains:
- the LOC132881889 gene encoding zinc finger protein 43-like isoform X2: MYITTTGSPAGKLLLEKKNSSSILSPKMKVIADLLIADTQPVNQEKSTSQTLLGNHVGCQTDPPGRSSQGTQLSLRTLSPRVRTKGTQVTGSVNVEVGTTTTDAPWTKRCPLASPPFKAPRPAKRPRLDFEEEDKGELSTEVPEPQAPTDDPVESVIVTIESSQFSSTEVMVNTQCLLELFQFCWFCQRECCTTIEGNEKLSSVTQDCKSCGDRRDWMSHPPTSLSSDEEASLSEEEEKKKRKRKSDSSDEWEPCLDEEATDSDVSMDEDLFTALKEDGEGKLVVWCTQCETEASRSCSILKHKKVFCCSQCRTGDDVQTHNCEILPVQFDDVASFQMHVEQEHRAKPFNILCQDCGKFVRANKEHVCEHKIKLIVCSDCGKRFLTEVGLKAHYNQVHLAGDHPCKYCLKVFKTKSAKLDHEQTHPKENPSYSCPDCPQTFREIHKRDKHVRSHRGPRKHVCDVCNKVFKYSTRLRRHKLIHSGEKPFKCQVCERSFNQVVNLTSHMRVHTGEKPFMCEQCGESFSHNVSLKNHKQRHHDSGSTQEEEIMSDLEENDL; this comes from the exons AGTACATCACAGACCTTGTTGGGTAACCATGTTGGTTGCCAAACAGACCCACCCGGCCGGTCATCTCAGGGTACACAGCTCTCCTTGCGTACGCTAAGCCCTCGTGTTCGAACCAAAG GTACACAAGTTACAGGTTCTGTAAATGTGGAGGTTGGCACAACTACCACAGACGCACCTTGGACCAAAAGATGTCCTCTGGCGTCCCCACCATTCAAGGCTCCGAGGCCAGCAAAAAGACCTCGGCTGGATTTCGAAGAGGAAGACAAAGGAGAGCTTTCCACAGAGGTCCCTGAACCACAGGCTCCCACCGATGATCCTGTCGAGTCAGTCATAGTTACGATAGAATCGTCACAGTTTTC GAGTACTGAGGTGATGGTGAACACGCAATGTTTGCTGGAGCTTTTCCAGTTCTGCTGGTTTTGTCAGAGAGAGTGCTGTACTACCATTGAGGGCAACGAGAAGCTGTCTTCAGTCACACAGGACTGTAAGAGTTGTGGCGACCGCAGAGACTGGATGAGTCATCCTCCCACAAGTTTATCTAGTGATGAAGAAGCAAGCCTTTCagaagaggaagagaaaaagaaaagaaagaggaaGTCTGATAGTTCAGATGAGTGGGAGCCTTGTTTAGATGAAGAAGCCACAGACTCTGATGTGTCTATGGATGAAGACCTGTTCACAGCTTTAAAGGAGGATGGTGAGGGTAAACTTGTGGTGTGGTGTACACAATGTGAGACTGAGGCCTCGCGCTCCTGTTCTATCCTTAAACACAAAAAAGTGTTCTGCTGTTCTCAGTGCAGGACAGGTGACGACGTTCAAACACATAATTGTGAAATTCTACCTGTTCAGTTTGATGATGTTGCCAGTTTTCAAATGCATGTTGAACAGGAGCACAGAGCCAAACCATTCAATATACTGTGTCAGGATTGTGGCAAGTTTGTTAGAGCAAATAAAGAGCATGTCTGTGAACACAAAATCAAATTAATTGTCTGTTCAGACTGTGGGAAAAGGTTCCTCACTGAGGTCGGCTTAAAGGCGCACTACAATCAGGTCCATTTGGCTGGTGATCATCCATGTAAATACTGTCTGAAGGTCTTCAAAACCAAATCTGCAAAACTGGACCATGAGCAGACTCATCCTAAAGAAAATCCATCCTACAGCTGTCCAGATTGTCCACAGACGTTTCGTGAGATTCACAAACGCGATAAACATGTTAGATCTCATCGAGGTCCACGTAAACATGTGTGTGATGTTTGTAACAAGGTGTTTAAGTATAGTACCAGGTTGAGGAGGCATAAACTCATCCACTCTGGTGAAAAGCCTTTCAAATGCCAAGTGTGTGAGCGTTCCTTTAACCAAGTAGTAAACCTCACTTCCCACATGCGCGTCCACACTGGAGAGAAACCTTTCATGTGTGAGCAATGTGGAGAGTCTTTCAGTCACAATGTCAGCCTGAAGAACCACAAGCAACGACACCATGACTCGGGTTCGACTCAGGAGGAAGAAATAATGAGTGATCTAGAGGAAAACGATTTATAA
- the LOC132881889 gene encoding zinc finger protein 43-like isoform X3 has protein sequence MQAHVMEEVIADLLIADTQPVNQEKSTSQTLLGNHVGCQTDPPGRSSQGTQLSLRTLSPRVRTKGTQVTGSVNVEVGTTTTDAPWTKRCPLASPPFKAPRPAKRPRLDFEEEDKGELSTEVPEPQAPTDDPVESVIVTIESSQFSSTEVMVNTQCLLELFQFCWFCQRECCTTIEGNEKLSSVTQDCKSCGDRRDWMSHPPTSLSSDEEASLSEEEEKKKRKRKSDSSDEWEPCLDEEATDSDVSMDEDLFTALKEDGEGKLVVWCTQCETEASRSCSILKHKKVFCCSQCRTGDDVQTHNCEILPVQFDDVASFQMHVEQEHRAKPFNILCQDCGKFVRANKEHVCEHKIKLIVCSDCGKRFLTEVGLKAHYNQVHLAGDHPCKYCLKVFKTKSAKLDHEQTHPKENPSYSCPDCPQTFREIHKRDKHVRSHRGPRKHVCDVCNKVFKYSTRLRRHKLIHSGEKPFKCQVCERSFNQVVNLTSHMRVHTGEKPFMCEQCGESFSHNVSLKNHKQRHHDSGSTQEEEIMSDLEENDL, from the exons AGTACATCACAGACCTTGTTGGGTAACCATGTTGGTTGCCAAACAGACCCACCCGGCCGGTCATCTCAGGGTACACAGCTCTCCTTGCGTACGCTAAGCCCTCGTGTTCGAACCAAAG GTACACAAGTTACAGGTTCTGTAAATGTGGAGGTTGGCACAACTACCACAGACGCACCTTGGACCAAAAGATGTCCTCTGGCGTCCCCACCATTCAAGGCTCCGAGGCCAGCAAAAAGACCTCGGCTGGATTTCGAAGAGGAAGACAAAGGAGAGCTTTCCACAGAGGTCCCTGAACCACAGGCTCCCACCGATGATCCTGTCGAGTCAGTCATAGTTACGATAGAATCGTCACAGTTTTC GAGTACTGAGGTGATGGTGAACACGCAATGTTTGCTGGAGCTTTTCCAGTTCTGCTGGTTTTGTCAGAGAGAGTGCTGTACTACCATTGAGGGCAACGAGAAGCTGTCTTCAGTCACACAGGACTGTAAGAGTTGTGGCGACCGCAGAGACTGGATGAGTCATCCTCCCACAAGTTTATCTAGTGATGAAGAAGCAAGCCTTTCagaagaggaagagaaaaagaaaagaaagaggaaGTCTGATAGTTCAGATGAGTGGGAGCCTTGTTTAGATGAAGAAGCCACAGACTCTGATGTGTCTATGGATGAAGACCTGTTCACAGCTTTAAAGGAGGATGGTGAGGGTAAACTTGTGGTGTGGTGTACACAATGTGAGACTGAGGCCTCGCGCTCCTGTTCTATCCTTAAACACAAAAAAGTGTTCTGCTGTTCTCAGTGCAGGACAGGTGACGACGTTCAAACACATAATTGTGAAATTCTACCTGTTCAGTTTGATGATGTTGCCAGTTTTCAAATGCATGTTGAACAGGAGCACAGAGCCAAACCATTCAATATACTGTGTCAGGATTGTGGCAAGTTTGTTAGAGCAAATAAAGAGCATGTCTGTGAACACAAAATCAAATTAATTGTCTGTTCAGACTGTGGGAAAAGGTTCCTCACTGAGGTCGGCTTAAAGGCGCACTACAATCAGGTCCATTTGGCTGGTGATCATCCATGTAAATACTGTCTGAAGGTCTTCAAAACCAAATCTGCAAAACTGGACCATGAGCAGACTCATCCTAAAGAAAATCCATCCTACAGCTGTCCAGATTGTCCACAGACGTTTCGTGAGATTCACAAACGCGATAAACATGTTAGATCTCATCGAGGTCCACGTAAACATGTGTGTGATGTTTGTAACAAGGTGTTTAAGTATAGTACCAGGTTGAGGAGGCATAAACTCATCCACTCTGGTGAAAAGCCTTTCAAATGCCAAGTGTGTGAGCGTTCCTTTAACCAAGTAGTAAACCTCACTTCCCACATGCGCGTCCACACTGGAGAGAAACCTTTCATGTGTGAGCAATGTGGAGAGTCTTTCAGTCACAATGTCAGCCTGAAGAACCACAAGCAACGACACCATGACTCGGGTTCGACTCAGGAGGAAGAAATAATGAGTGATCTAGAGGAAAACGATTTATAA